In Polaromonas sp. JS666, one genomic interval encodes:
- a CDS encoding ATP-binding cassette domain-containing protein has translation MNTTSPNHSPNASSPLVMQARGLVKRYGQVTALDGTDFELRAGEILAVIGDNGAGKSSLIKALSGATVPDEGELLLDGKPVRFKSPIDARRAGIETVYQDLAVAPAMSIAENLFLGRELIKTRGLGKLLHLLDKKRMLEQAIARMQELKVGIRSMTQAVETLSGGQRQCVAVARAAAFAQHVVIMDEPTAALGVKEGNMVLELIRRVRDKGLPVILISHNMPHVFEVADRIHIQRLGRRAAVVNPKTISMSDTVAVMTGAKTAEELPQAALA, from the coding sequence ATGAATACCACCTCACCCAACCACTCACCCAACGCCTCCTCCCCTCTGGTCATGCAGGCCCGGGGCCTGGTCAAACGCTACGGCCAGGTGACTGCGCTGGACGGCACCGACTTTGAGCTGCGCGCCGGTGAAATCCTGGCGGTGATCGGTGACAACGGCGCCGGCAAGTCCTCCCTGATCAAGGCCCTGTCGGGGGCGACCGTGCCCGACGAAGGCGAGTTGCTGCTGGACGGCAAGCCGGTGCGCTTCAAGTCCCCCATCGATGCACGCCGGGCCGGCATAGAGACCGTCTACCAGGACCTGGCCGTTGCCCCGGCCATGAGCATTGCCGAAAACCTGTTCCTCGGCCGTGAGCTCATCAAGACCAGAGGCCTTGGCAAACTGCTGCACCTGCTCGACAAGAAGCGGATGCTGGAGCAGGCCATTGCCCGCATGCAGGAGCTCAAGGTCGGGATTCGCTCGATGACGCAAGCGGTGGAGACGCTCTCCGGCGGCCAGCGCCAGTGCGTGGCCGTGGCGCGCGCCGCTGCCTTCGCACAGCACGTGGTGATCATGGACGAGCCCACGGCCGCGCTGGGCGTGAAGGAAGGCAACATGGTGCTGGAGCTGATTCGCCGGGTGCGCGACAAGGGCCTGCCCGTGATCCTGATCAGCCACAACATGCCGCATGTGTTCGAGGTGGCCGACCGCATCCATATCCAGCGCCTGGGCCGGCGTGCGGCCGTCGTCAACCCCAAAACCATCAGCATGAGCGATACCGTCGCCGTGATGACTGGCGCCAAGACGGCCGAAGAACTGCCGCAGGCCGCACTGGCCTGA
- a CDS encoding RbsD/FucU family protein, translating into MLKGIDSLLTPELLKLLAEMGHDDALVLADANFTAMSLGAGKPVLRLPGHGMARTAQAVISLLPLAEDVDHPVAYMQVSGTEAPYCSGLQREVLALLAPNLLAHQQAEAIERHAFYDRVRRAYAIVVTGELQPFGNFILRKGVIGENLRP; encoded by the coding sequence ATGCTTAAAGGCATCGACTCCCTGCTCACCCCCGAGTTGCTCAAGCTGCTGGCCGAAATGGGCCACGACGATGCGCTCGTGCTGGCCGACGCCAACTTCACCGCGATGAGCCTGGGTGCGGGCAAGCCCGTGCTGCGCCTGCCCGGCCATGGCATGGCGCGGACGGCACAGGCCGTGATCTCCCTGCTGCCCCTGGCCGAAGATGTGGACCACCCGGTGGCCTACATGCAGGTCAGTGGCACCGAGGCACCTTACTGCTCGGGATTGCAGCGCGAGGTGCTGGCGCTGCTGGCCCCGAACCTGCTGGCGCACCAGCAGGCCGAGGCCATCGAACGCCATGCCTTCTATGACCGGGTGCGCCGGGCCTATGCCATTGTGGTGACGGGTGAGCTGCAGCCCTTTGGCAACTTCATCCTTCGCAAGGGCGTGATCGGCGAGAATCTGCGGCCATGA
- a CDS encoding ROK family transcriptional regulator encodes MTRASASPAPGAISPAPPRLLRPRGSNQVGMRQFNERVVLQALRLHGSLPKADLARLTGLTAQTIGLITARLEEDGLLIRQDRVRGRIGQPSVPLALNPDGAFSVGIKIGRRSTDSLLVDFTGKVRQRLSVTYPFPEAGTLIPTIGQHLRTLREQLGPLAPRLVGVGVAAPFQFGGWHRMLGLSDDQSDAWNRIDLGTEVQAMADLPVNFAKDTSAACVAELVAGRGRDLKSFLYLFVDTFVGGGLVINSHPHAGIHGNAGAVASLPLQVAQAADAPPQLISQASLWELERRLVAQGLDPAAAYDERALQPPFDQETGAWVASAANALAHCVVSATAFLDIDAVVMDGSFCRPLLLQLIERTREALGRYNWEGLWPATVIAGDMGPDARALGGALLPLHANFAPDPDLFLKVGG; translated from the coding sequence ATGACACGAGCCAGTGCTTCACCCGCCCCTGGGGCCATTTCCCCTGCGCCGCCGCGCTTGTTGCGTCCGCGCGGCTCCAACCAGGTGGGCATGCGCCAGTTCAACGAGCGCGTGGTGCTGCAGGCCCTGCGCCTGCACGGCAGCCTGCCCAAAGCCGATCTGGCCCGCCTGACCGGCCTGACTGCCCAGACCATAGGGCTGATCACGGCCCGGCTCGAAGAAGACGGACTGTTGATCCGTCAGGACCGCGTGCGTGGACGCATCGGCCAGCCTTCGGTGCCCCTGGCGCTGAATCCGGACGGCGCCTTTTCCGTCGGTATCAAGATAGGCCGGCGCAGCACCGACTCCCTGCTGGTGGATTTCACCGGCAAAGTCAGGCAGCGGCTGTCGGTGACCTACCCTTTTCCCGAGGCTGGTACGCTGATTCCCACCATAGGCCAGCACCTGCGCACCCTGCGCGAGCAGCTCGGCCCGCTGGCCCCGCGCCTGGTCGGGGTCGGCGTCGCCGCACCGTTCCAGTTCGGCGGCTGGCACCGGATGCTGGGGCTGTCGGACGACCAGTCAGATGCCTGGAACCGCATCGACCTGGGCACTGAAGTCCAGGCCATGGCCGACCTGCCGGTGAACTTTGCCAAGGACACATCGGCCGCCTGCGTGGCCGAACTGGTGGCCGGCCGCGGACGCGACCTGAAGAGTTTTCTGTACCTGTTTGTGGACACCTTTGTCGGCGGGGGCCTGGTCATCAACTCCCACCCCCATGCCGGCATCCATGGCAATGCCGGTGCCGTCGCCTCGCTGCCCCTGCAGGTGGCGCAGGCAGCCGACGCGCCGCCCCAACTGATCAGTCAGGCCTCGCTGTGGGAACTGGAGCGGCGCCTGGTGGCGCAGGGGCTGGACCCGGCCGCGGCCTACGACGAGCGGGCCCTGCAGCCCCCGTTCGACCAGGAGACCGGCGCCTGGGTGGCCAGCGCCGCCAATGCGCTGGCCCACTGCGTGGTCAGCGCCACGGCCTTCCTGGACATTGATGCCGTGGTGATGGACGGCTCGTTCTGCCGGCCCCTGTTGCTCCAGCTGATCGAGCGCACCCGTGAAGCCTTGGGCCGCTACAACTGGGAAGGCCTGTGGCCAGCCACGGTGATCGCCGGCGACATGGGCCCGGACGCCCGCGCGCTGGGCGGCGCCCTGTTGCCGCTGCACGCCAATTTTGCCCCCGATCCCGACCTGTTTCTCAAGGTCGGCGGCTGA
- a CDS encoding VTT domain-containing protein, with product MELLTYLMDFILHVDKHLETFVTSYGTWVYALLFLIIFVETGVVVMPFLPGDSLLFVVGAMCGVGLMSYPLTLGLLFAAAVLGNQSNYAIGNYFGPKVFQWEDSKFFNKKAFNQAHEFYERYGGITIVAARFMPFLRTFAPFVAGVSQMTRSKFTLYDITGGALWVGGIVTAGYFFGNVPFVKANLDKIIWAMILIPGLFVLFGAWKARRQARQA from the coding sequence ATGGAACTGCTAACTTATCTGATGGATTTCATTCTCCACGTGGACAAACACCTGGAAACCTTTGTCACGAGCTACGGCACCTGGGTTTACGCGCTGCTGTTTCTCATTATTTTTGTGGAAACCGGCGTGGTCGTCATGCCATTTCTGCCCGGCGACTCGCTGCTGTTTGTGGTCGGCGCGATGTGCGGCGTGGGCCTGATGAGCTATCCGCTGACGCTGGGGCTGCTGTTTGCGGCAGCGGTGCTGGGCAACCAGTCCAATTACGCCATCGGCAACTACTTCGGCCCCAAGGTGTTCCAGTGGGAAGATTCAAAATTTTTCAATAAAAAGGCGTTTAACCAGGCTCACGAGTTCTACGAGCGTTACGGCGGGATCACCATTGTGGCGGCGCGTTTCATGCCCTTTTTACGGACTTTTGCCCCGTTTGTGGCCGGTGTGTCGCAAATGACGCGCAGCAAATTCACGCTGTACGACATCACAGGCGGCGCGCTCTGGGTCGGCGGCATCGTCACGGCGGGCTACTTTTTCGGCAACGTCCCCTTTGTCAAGGCGAACCTGGACAAGATCATCTGGGCGATGATTTTGATTCCGGGCCTGTTCGTCCTGTTTGGCGCGTGGAAGGCCCGGCGCCAGGCGCGGCAGGCCTGA
- the mutL gene encoding DNA mismatch repair endonuclease MutL, producing the protein MSALPSTLSPLQTSPPPRKPIRELPDELISQIAAGEVVERPASVVRELVDNALDAGATQVTVRLLAGGVRLILVEDDGQGIPREELPVALRRHATSKIASLQDLEAVGTMGFRGEALAAINSIADMSLLSRTLDGASGNAGEAAHAWQLDGRTGELKPAARSRGTSVEVRELFYATPARRKFLKTDATELAHCIEAVRRHALVRPDVGFAIWHEGKLVEQWRACPGEPAAAHTQRLADVLGSDFVEQSVAVYYESAARRTDGLPAVRVWGRAGIPDAARSRADQQFAYVNGRYVRDKVLTHAARSAYEDVLHGHRQPVYALYVEMDPARVDVNVHPTKIEVRFRDSREVHQAVRHATENALATPRSAAAASPDGAAADTAAPLISSEFSASNTGFTQKTWGQPTINFAANGGHRASDFEAMWPVPVQPGRPAASDGFSPSPSLPQGASSAGPADSLPPGDWPLGRAIAQLQGIYVLAENAQGLVIVDMHAAHERIVYERLKSQMDSSEGAHIASQPLLIPATFAASPQEVATAEACIETLATLGLEITPFSPRTLAVRAVPTSLAQGDAVELARSVLAELAQHDASTVIQRAQNELLSTMACHGAVRANRKLTIDEMNALLRQMEATERSDQCNHGRPTWRQVSIRELDALFLRGR; encoded by the coding sequence ATGAGCGCCCTGCCGTCAACCCTTTCGCCGCTCCAGACCTCCCCGCCCCCGCGCAAACCCATCCGCGAGTTGCCGGACGAGCTGATCAGCCAGATCGCCGCCGGCGAGGTGGTCGAACGGCCGGCTTCGGTGGTGCGCGAACTGGTGGATAACGCGCTGGACGCAGGGGCCACGCAGGTGACGGTGCGACTGCTGGCCGGCGGCGTGCGGCTGATCCTCGTGGAGGACGACGGCCAGGGCATCCCGCGCGAAGAATTGCCGGTGGCCCTGCGGCGCCACGCCACCAGCAAGATCGCCTCGCTGCAGGACCTCGAAGCCGTGGGCACCATGGGCTTTCGGGGTGAGGCGCTGGCCGCCATCAACTCGATTGCCGACATGAGCCTGCTGTCAAGAACACTTGACGGAGCCAGCGGGAACGCCGGCGAAGCCGCCCATGCCTGGCAACTCGATGGCCGCACCGGCGAGTTGAAGCCGGCCGCGCGCTCCCGCGGCACCAGCGTGGAAGTGCGCGAACTCTTTTATGCCACCCCGGCGCGCCGCAAGTTTTTGAAAACCGACGCCACCGAACTGGCCCATTGCATTGAAGCCGTGCGCCGCCATGCGCTGGTGCGGCCAGACGTCGGCTTTGCCATCTGGCACGAGGGCAAGCTGGTGGAGCAATGGCGCGCCTGCCCTGGTGAACCGGCTGCGGCCCACACGCAGCGTCTGGCCGATGTGCTGGGCAGCGACTTTGTCGAGCAATCCGTCGCGGTCTATTACGAAAGCGCGGCGCGGCGGACCGACGGGCTGCCCGCAGTGCGCGTGTGGGGCCGCGCCGGCATTCCGGATGCTGCGCGCTCGCGCGCCGACCAGCAGTTTGCCTATGTCAATGGCCGCTATGTACGCGACAAGGTGCTGACCCACGCGGCACGCAGCGCCTATGAAGACGTGCTGCACGGCCATCGCCAGCCGGTGTATGCGCTGTATGTCGAGATGGACCCGGCCCGCGTCGACGTGAACGTGCACCCGACCAAAATCGAAGTGCGCTTTCGCGACAGCCGCGAGGTGCACCAGGCAGTGCGCCACGCCACCGAAAACGCACTGGCCACGCCTCGCTCGGCCGCTGCGGCCAGCCCCGACGGTGCTGCAGCCGACACTGCCGCCCCCCTGATTTCCAGCGAATTTTCAGCATCAAATACCGGCTTTACCCAGAAAACCTGGGGGCAGCCAACGATCAACTTCGCAGCAAATGGTGGCCACCGGGCGTCGGACTTCGAGGCGATGTGGCCGGTACCGGTGCAGCCTGGCAGGCCAGCGGCAAGCGACGGCTTTTCACCCTCGCCAAGCCTCCCCCAAGGCGCCTCCTCCGCCGGCCCGGCAGACAGCCTGCCGCCCGGCGACTGGCCGCTGGGCCGCGCCATCGCCCAACTGCAGGGCATTTACGTACTGGCCGAGAACGCGCAGGGCCTGGTCATCGTGGACATGCACGCGGCCCACGAGCGCATCGTCTATGAACGCCTGAAAAGCCAGATGGACAGCAGCGAAGGCGCGCACATTGCCAGCCAGCCCCTGCTGATTCCGGCCACCTTTGCCGCCAGCCCGCAGGAAGTGGCCACCGCCGAGGCTTGCATTGAAACGCTGGCCACCCTGGGCCTGGAAATCACGCCGTTTTCCCCCAGGACCCTGGCGGTGCGCGCCGTGCCGACCAGCCTGGCACAGGGGGACGCGGTGGAACTGGCGCGTAGCGTGCTGGCCGAGCTGGCCCAGCACGACGCCAGCACCGTGATCCAGCGGGCCCAGAATGAGCTGCTCTCTACCATGGCCTGCCATGGCGCCGTGCGGGCCAACCGCAAGCTCACGATTGACGAGATGAACGCCCTGCTGCGCCAGATGGAAGCCACCGAGCGCTCCGACCAGTGCAACCACGGGCGGCCCACCTGGCGGCAGGTGAGCATCCGGGAGCTGGACGCCCTGTTTCTGCGCGGGCGCTGA
- a CDS encoding alpha/beta hydrolase, whose protein sequence is MKRWHLFTSFCAALALMAGCATLDEKQRDWIFQPSDRTWSGGAAAAEGMEDVWIKFNSRINDQNIRLHGLWLPADTDRDRPQAGKAPVMLYLHGARYNVTGSAPRMRRMQELGFSVLAIDYRGFGKSTHELPSEASAYEDARVAWDWLAQKYPNRPRYIFGHSLGGPIAINLANEVADESGTIVEGTFTSIADVVSTSKWGWMPLSLLITQRFEAVHKVATIGSPLLVVHGGEDRLILPDLGRKLFDAATQPKLFMLVEGGSHHNTNLVGQPQYRQALAQLFQLK, encoded by the coding sequence ATGAAACGCTGGCACCTCTTCACTTCCTTCTGCGCGGCGCTGGCCTTGATGGCGGGTTGCGCCACGCTCGACGAAAAGCAGCGCGACTGGATCTTCCAGCCCAGCGACCGCACCTGGAGCGGAGGCGCCGCAGCCGCCGAGGGCATGGAGGACGTCTGGATCAAGTTCAATTCCAGAATCAACGACCAGAACATCCGCCTTCATGGGCTCTGGTTGCCCGCCGACACAGACAGGGACAGGCCGCAAGCCGGCAAGGCGCCCGTCATGCTTTACCTGCACGGTGCGCGTTACAACGTCACCGGTTCCGCCCCGCGCATGCGGCGCATGCAGGAACTGGGCTTTTCGGTGCTGGCCATCGACTACCGCGGCTTTGGCAAAAGCACCCACGAGCTGCCTTCGGAGGCCTCGGCCTATGAAGACGCCCGCGTCGCCTGGGACTGGCTGGCACAGAAGTATCCCAACCGGCCGCGCTATATCTTCGGCCACTCGCTGGGCGGGCCGATTGCCATCAACCTGGCCAACGAGGTCGCTGACGAAAGCGGCACCATCGTCGAAGGCACCTTCACCTCGATAGCCGACGTGGTGAGCACGTCCAAATGGGGCTGGATGCCGCTGTCGCTGCTGATCACCCAGCGCTTTGAAGCCGTGCACAAGGTGGCGACGATTGGTTCACCTCTTCTGGTCGTCCATGGCGGCGAAGACCGCCTGATCCTGCCCGACCTGGGGCGCAAGCTGTTTGACGCAGCGACCCAGCCCAAGCTGTTCATGCTGGTCGAGGGCGGCTCGCACCACAATACCAACCTGGTCGGCCAGCCGCAGTACCGGCAGGCGCTGGCGCAGCTTTTCCAGCTGAAATAA
- a CDS encoding multidrug effflux MFS transporter, with translation MPISSQKLSSEAAPAGAVVVPPSMSAGLIVLILSMLLGIQPVTTDLYLPALPALTEGFAAPMSQAQLTLSALLLAFGVSQLIWGPLSDRFGRRPILLWGLATYTLASIGSTLAPSMALLIVWRIVQGAAMGAVVMCARAIVRDLYHPVEGARIMSKGLSGLGVLACISAPLGGLLSEFWGWRVALMALAVFGGCTLALVALRFEETLRQKNPQALHPATLLRTWIHILGNPTFLVFSALAAASYGGLFTFLATSSFVFIKVLGLSKTQYGLVMFSMCFCYLTGTFICRRLLPRFGVRKSVAIAAGLSVAGGTLMGIFAWAGLSNVWAIMLPYYLFMLAHGVHQPCGQSGAVGPFPHAAGAASAMNGFLMMVLAFGMGGWLGTQMDGTVLPLTNGVWFWSVLVAATAWTVVQKYGEPAHEAATKP, from the coding sequence ATGCCCATCTCCTCCCAAAAACTGTCTTCCGAGGCTGCGCCGGCCGGCGCCGTCGTGGTACCGCCATCGATGTCGGCTGGCCTGATCGTGCTGATCCTGTCGATGCTGCTGGGCATCCAGCCGGTCACCACCGACCTCTACCTGCCCGCGCTGCCGGCGCTGACCGAAGGCTTTGCTGCCCCGATGTCGCAGGCGCAGCTCACGCTGAGTGCGCTGCTGCTGGCTTTCGGCGTCTCCCAGCTGATCTGGGGCCCGCTGTCCGACCGCTTTGGCCGGCGTCCCATCCTGTTGTGGGGCCTGGCCACTTACACGCTGGCCTCGATCGGCAGCACGCTGGCCCCCTCCATGGCGCTGCTGATCGTCTGGCGCATTGTGCAGGGCGCGGCCATGGGCGCGGTCGTGATGTGCGCACGCGCCATCGTGCGCGACCTGTACCACCCGGTTGAAGGCGCCCGCATCATGTCCAAGGGCCTGAGCGGCCTGGGCGTTCTGGCCTGCATCAGTGCCCCGCTGGGCGGCTTGCTGTCGGAGTTTTGGGGCTGGCGCGTCGCGCTGATGGCCCTGGCCGTATTTGGCGGCTGCACCCTGGCGCTGGTCGCGCTGCGTTTTGAAGAAACCCTGCGGCAGAAAAACCCGCAGGCGCTGCATCCGGCCACGCTGCTGCGCACCTGGATCCATATCCTCGGCAATCCCACCTTCCTGGTGTTCTCGGCGCTGGCCGCGGCGTCGTATGGCGGGCTGTTTACCTTTCTCGCCACGTCGTCGTTTGTGTTCATCAAGGTGCTGGGGCTGAGCAAAACACAGTACGGCCTGGTGATGTTTTCCATGTGCTTTTGCTACCTGACGGGCACCTTTATCTGCCGCCGCCTGCTGCCGCGTTTTGGCGTGCGCAAGTCGGTGGCGATTGCTGCAGGCCTGAGCGTTGCCGGCGGCACGCTGATGGGCATCTTCGCCTGGGCCGGCCTGAGCAACGTCTGGGCCATCATGCTGCCCTACTACCTCTTCATGCTGGCCCACGGCGTGCACCAGCCCTGCGGCCAGAGCGGTGCGGTGGGGCCCTTTCCGCACGCGGCAGGCGCGGCCTCGGCCATGAACGGCTTCCTGATGATGGTCCTGGCCTTTGGCATGGGCGGCTGGCTGGGCACGCAAATGGATGGCACCGTCCTGCCGCTGACCAACGGCGTATGGTTCTGGAGCGTGCTGGTGGCCGCCACCGCCTGGACCGTGGTGCAGAAATACGGAGAGCCTGCCCATGAGGCCGCCACCAAACCCTGA
- the miaA gene encoding tRNA (adenosine(37)-N6)-dimethylallyltransferase MiaA, producing the protein MNEVKSVGAKYIALTGPTASGKTAAAMAIAQQHDVEIISVDSALVYRGMDIGTAKPTVDELAAVPHHLINIRDPLQAYSAAEFVADAQRLIDDIAARGKLPLLVGGTMLYFKALFYGLDDMPKADPAVRAELASEAAAKGWPALHAELATVDPVTAARLAPHDSQRISRALEVFRVSGQPLSFFHQQNAAKTIADDGREERTEILISLEPQERSWLHHRIAERFDAMLAAGFVEEVKTLRARGDLTPDLPSMRCVGYRQAWELLDAQEARSPGGSFPMDELRDKGIIATRQLAKRQVTWLRSMPQRQIITCDTDQALPLVLQAVAQHIEKSSR; encoded by the coding sequence ATGAACGAAGTGAAAAGCGTGGGGGCCAAGTACATTGCACTCACCGGGCCAACAGCGTCGGGCAAGACGGCTGCGGCCATGGCCATCGCGCAGCAGCATGACGTCGAGATCATCAGCGTCGATTCAGCGCTGGTCTACCGCGGCATGGACATCGGCACCGCCAAACCCACGGTCGATGAACTCGCGGCCGTGCCGCATCACCTGATCAACATCCGCGACCCGCTGCAGGCCTACAGTGCGGCCGAATTCGTGGCCGATGCCCAGCGGCTGATCGACGACATCGCCGCGCGCGGCAAGCTGCCGCTGCTGGTGGGCGGCACCATGCTGTATTTCAAGGCTCTCTTTTACGGCCTGGACGACATGCCCAAAGCCGACCCGGCGGTGCGAGCCGAGCTGGCCAGCGAAGCCGCCGCCAAAGGCTGGCCTGCGCTGCATGCCGAGCTGGCAACCGTTGACCCGGTCACCGCCGCCCGGCTGGCACCCCATGATTCACAACGCATCTCGCGCGCGCTGGAAGTGTTCCGGGTGTCCGGGCAGCCGCTGTCGTTCTTTCACCAGCAAAACGCTGCAAAAACCATAGCTGATGACGGTCGGGAAGAAAGGACTGAAATCCTTATTTCCCTTGAGCCTCAAGAGCGCAGCTGGCTGCACCACCGCATTGCCGAGCGCTTTGACGCGATGCTGGCGGCCGGCTTTGTCGAGGAAGTCAAAACCCTGCGCGCGCGCGGGGACCTGACGCCGGACTTGCCGTCCATGCGCTGCGTTGGCTACCGCCAGGCCTGGGAACTGCTTGACGCGCAGGAGGCGCGCAGCCCCGGCGGCAGCTTCCCGATGGACGAGCTGCGCGACAAGGGCATCATTGCCACGCGCCAGTTGGCCAAGCGCCAGGTCACCTGGCTGCGCTCCATGCCGCAGCGCCAGATCATCACCTGCGATACCGACCAGGCGCTGCCGCTGGTTCTGCAGGCAGTGGCTCAACACATCGAAAAGTCCAGCCGATAG
- a CDS encoding mechanosensitive ion channel, which yields MDLSTFVTSLQASLGANLPKVLGAVAILALGWLLAVAARAGMRRLLRLLQVNTRVEESTGVQLDAESPVAVGVFWLILLATLVAVLNVLDLSLLTNPFAAMMGDIIGYLPKLLAGAVLSLVTWLLATVLRALAARALAATTLDEKLSTEAGMAPMSQNVGNVLFWLVILMLLPAILNAFQLNALLEPVIGMLNKLLAMVPNMFAALLIGGVGYIVARVLRGLVTNLLAAAGADSLNQRVGLDSSIRLSALAGTVVFIFVFVPSLIAALDALKINAVSRPASQMLDLMFAAVPHIVAASVILLLTWYIARFASRLLASLMESAGADNLPQKMGIQHVLSGAARPSRLASALLMFFAMLFAATEAASQLGFGQMRNMVSSFIGFAADVLLGGAILAVGFWISNLAYDAIHKAGGKHAAGLAEIARIGILGLVIAMGLRAMGLANEIVQLAFGLTLGAVAVAVALSFGLGGREAAGKLATRWLERWYKD from the coding sequence ATGGACCTGTCAACCTTCGTCACCTCGCTGCAAGCCAGCCTGGGCGCGAATCTCCCCAAAGTCCTCGGCGCTGTCGCCATCCTGGCCCTGGGCTGGCTGCTGGCTGTTGCGGCGCGCGCGGGCATGCGCAGGCTGCTGCGGCTGCTCCAGGTCAATACCCGCGTCGAGGAAAGCACGGGCGTGCAACTGGATGCTGAATCGCCGGTGGCGGTGGGCGTGTTCTGGCTAATCCTGCTGGCCACGCTGGTCGCCGTGCTCAATGTGCTGGACCTCTCACTGCTGACCAACCCCTTCGCCGCCATGATGGGCGACATCATCGGTTATCTGCCCAAGCTGCTCGCTGGAGCCGTGCTGTCATTGGTAACCTGGTTGCTCGCCACCGTGCTGCGCGCGCTGGCCGCCCGGGCGCTTGCCGCCACGACACTCGACGAAAAACTCTCCACCGAGGCCGGCATGGCGCCCATGAGCCAGAACGTGGGCAATGTGCTGTTCTGGCTTGTGATTCTCATGCTGCTGCCGGCCATCCTGAACGCCTTCCAGCTCAATGCCCTGCTCGAACCGGTGATCGGCATGCTCAACAAGCTGCTGGCCATGGTGCCCAACATGTTCGCGGCCCTGCTGATCGGCGGCGTGGGCTACATCGTGGCCCGCGTGCTGCGCGGCCTGGTGACCAACCTGCTGGCAGCGGCCGGCGCCGACAGCCTGAACCAGCGGGTCGGGCTCGATAGCTCCATTCGCCTGTCGGCCCTGGCGGGCACAGTGGTCTTTATCTTCGTGTTCGTGCCCTCGCTGATCGCTGCGCTCGACGCGCTCAAGATCAATGCCGTGTCGCGTCCGGCCTCGCAAATGCTCGACCTGATGTTTGCCGCCGTGCCGCACATCGTGGCGGCGTCAGTGATCCTGCTGCTGACCTGGTACATCGCGCGCTTCGCCTCGCGCCTGCTGGCCAGCTTGATGGAAAGCGCCGGGGCCGACAATCTACCGCAAAAAATGGGCATACAGCATGTGCTGTCGGGTGCCGCCCGGCCCTCGCGCCTGGCCTCGGCGCTCCTGATGTTCTTTGCCATGCTGTTTGCCGCTACCGAGGCCGCCAGCCAGCTCGGTTTCGGCCAGATGCGGAACATGGTGTCCTCCTTCATCGGGTTCGCTGCGGATGTGCTGCTGGGCGGCGCCATCCTGGCCGTCGGGTTCTGGATTTCCAACCTGGCCTATGACGCCATCCACAAGGCCGGCGGCAAACACGCGGCCGGCCTCGCAGAGATTGCCCGCATTGGCATCCTGGGCCTGGTGATCGCCATGGGGCTGCGCGCCATGGGCCTTGCCAACGAAATCGTGCAACTGGCCTTCGGCCTGACGCTGGGCGCGGTGGCCGTTGCCGTGGCGCTGTCGTTCGGGCTGGGTGGCCGCGAGGCCGCAGGCAAGCTGGCAACGCGTTGGCTGGAGCGCTGGTATAAGGATTAG
- a CDS encoding ABC transporter ATP-binding protein: MLQVRNLAKRYVETPVFTGVSFDVAPGEFVAIIGESGVGKSTLLNCMAGLDTWDDGSVWLNGTDLGTLTDDQRALLRRKHVGFVFQAFHVLPHLDVAQNVALPLLLLGQPDDARVQAMLDAVGLAGLGKRLPQQLSGGQLQRVAIARALVHRPTLLLADEPTGNLDPTTAAKVMDALIAQTRQHGASLVLVTHSEAAAARADRRLHLSAGGIGA, from the coding sequence ATGCTGCAGGTCCGCAATCTCGCCAAACGGTATGTCGAAACCCCGGTGTTCACCGGCGTTTCGTTCGATGTCGCACCCGGCGAGTTTGTCGCCATCATCGGCGAATCGGGTGTGGGCAAATCCACGCTGCTGAACTGCATGGCCGGGCTGGACACCTGGGATGACGGTTCGGTGTGGCTCAATGGCACGGATCTGGGCACGCTGACCGATGACCAGCGCGCACTGCTGCGTCGCAAACACGTGGGTTTTGTGTTCCAGGCCTTTCATGTGCTGCCGCACCTGGACGTGGCGCAAAACGTCGCACTGCCGCTGCTGTTGCTGGGCCAGCCCGATGACGCCCGGGTGCAGGCCATGCTTGATGCGGTCGGCCTTGCTGGCCTGGGCAAGCGACTGCCGCAGCAACTGAGCGGCGGGCAACTTCAGCGCGTGGCAATTGCCCGGGCGCTGGTGCACCGCCCCACCCTGCTGCTGGCCGATGAGCCCACCGGCAACCTCGACCCCACAACCGCTGCGAAAGTAATGGATGCGCTGATTGCGCAAACCCGCCAGCATGGCGCCTCGCTGGTCCTGGTCACCCATTCGGAGGCAGCCGCCGCACGGGCCGACCGCCGGCTGCACCTGAGCGCCGGCGGCATCGGGGCCTGA